One Caldicellulosiruptoraceae bacterium PP1 genomic window carries:
- a CDS encoding P-II family nitrogen regulator: MKKIEAIIREESLNELKDCLEKNGFFGMTVYKVKGRGIQKGINLEWRAGSYRVDLLPKIMVMLVVNDQDVDKVIDLIIECCSSGTAGDGKIFISTIEEVVRISTKEKGIKAI, encoded by the coding sequence ATGAAAAAGATTGAGGCAATAATTAGAGAAGAAAGCTTAAATGAGCTTAAAGATTGTCTTGAGAAGAATGGTTTTTTTGGGATGACAGTATATAAGGTAAAAGGTAGAGGGATACAAAAAGGCATAAATCTTGAATGGAGAGCAGGTTCATATAGAGTTGATTTACTTCCAAAGATAATGGTGATGCTTGTTGTGAACGACCAAGATGTTGATAAAGTCATTGATTTAATTATTGAGTGTTGTTCAAGTGGCACTGCTGGTGATGGCAAAATATTTATTTCAACAATAGAAGAAGTAGTAAGGATAAGCACAAAAGAAAAAGGCATAAAAGCTATATAA